The DNA region TCAAGCAGCCTTGCCTACCAAATCGATAACGCCTGCATTAAGAATCGAAGGAACTCTGCCCCGTATTCTTTCCGCGACATTTCTTTTGGGTATAGGTGAAAAGGAAAGAATTACTCTAGGTGTAAGGGGGGGACTAACTGGTTTTGATATCTTGGCTATTTTGCGACCTTTACCAAAGCTAGGTTTATTCATAGGGGTGAACCCCTTCTTTTTATTGAATACCCCTCGGCCTGTTGCTTCCTTAGGTATCGGTTATAAGTTTTTTTAAGACACTCTCAGAGCGGTTTCTGGTAGATGCGGTAGGTTTTTGTGCGCTTTGAGCCCCAGGACTCTATGATGCGGATGATGTCGACGTTATCCTCGAGTATCCAGCTGAACTCGCCGCCCTTGAACCCGTGCTTCTCTACGCCCTTGAATACGGAATAGTAGAGCAATGCGTCGAACCCGTACTTGCGGTACTTCGATAGAACACCGAGAATCAGTATTCTGATTCGATTGACCTTGTTCTGGTTGAATAAAACCTTGAGAAATCCGAACGGAAACATCTTTCCGTTGGCGAACCGGAGAATCTGGTTTGCATCCGGCACCGCGACCGCCATCGCAACAGGCTTGCCGTCGAGTTCTACAATAGGCACTATGTCGGGAACCGCTATAGGCTTAAGCTGCTTCACAATGTGTTCGAATTCCGCCTCCGTGAAAGGTACTGCGCCCCAGTTCTCCTTCCATGCCTCGTCGTGAACGATCTTCAAGAGCCTTGCTTCCTCGTCGAGCTTCTTCATGTTTATGGGCCGGACGTTAACCTTGTAACGCTTCTTTAATAGCCCGACTATTCTTTCGACCTTCTCGGGCATCCCGTCTTTTGTATACGCCTCGTAAGCGTAAACGTCCTTTATTTTTTTTAACCCCTCTCCCTCTAGTAACGCGGGATAGTATGCAAGTGTATATGGCATCATTACATAAGGGTCCTGGTCGAAACCGTCCACAAGAAGACCTATCTCCTCGTTTATGTTGGGATTCATAGGACCTCTGATATGTGTCATACCCTTCTCTCTGAGCCAATCGGACGCGCTTGCGATGAGCGCGTGCGCTACTTCCCGGTCATCAACGGATTCAAAGAATCCGAAGAAGCCGGTCTGCTCGTTGTAGAGCTTGTTGTGATTCCGGCATATGGTGGCGGCGATTCTGCCCGCGATTGCCCCATCCTTTTCGGCTATAAAGAGTTCCCGCTCGGCATGCTCCCAGAAAGGATTTTTCCCCGGCGTAAGCATAGCCTCCAGGTCCGATATCAAAGGCGGCACCCAGTGTCCGTTTCCTTTGTAGAGAGGCCATGTCAGTTGAACAAACTCCCTGAGTTCTTTGCGGGTCCTCACCTGCCGGACAGATATCAAAGAACCCCCGTTCTCTGTCCAACCTTCTCGAATATCTTAAGCGCTTCCTTGAGCTCCTCTTCGGTATGCGTGGCCATGTAGCTCGTACGAATTAAGGACTTTGACGGCGGCACTGCCGGAGGAATAACCGGGTTTACGAAGACGCCTGCGTTGTGAAGCTCCTGCCAGAAGTAGATGGTCTTCATGTCGTCGCCGAAGTGCAGTGGTATTACAGGTGTTTCGCTCGTGCCTATGTTGAACCCCATCTTAGGCAGCTCTGAAAGCATCATGCGGGCGTTTTTCCATAGTCGCTCGCGGCGTTCCGGCTCGGAAATCATTATTTCGAGAGACTTGAGCGCGGCTGCAGTCGAAGCAGGCGTGATGGAGGCGGAAAAAATGAGCGACCGGGCGTTGTGCCTGATGAACGTAATCACCCTCTTGTCGCCCGCCATGTAGCCTCCGAGCGATGCGAAGGATTTCGAGAAGGTTCCCATGATGAGGTCGACCTCGGACGAAAGACCGAAATGCTCGCAAACTCCTGCCCCGTTTTTTCCCATGACGCCTACCGAGTGCGCTTCGTCAACCAGAAGCCGGGCGTCGTACTTCTTGCAGACCCTGACGAGGTCGGGCAAGGGTGTTATGTCGCCTTCCATCGAGAAGATGCCGTCGACCACTACAAGCTTGCCCGAATCCTCGGGTAAGGATTCTATCACTCTGGAGAGTGATTCCATGTCGTTGTGTATAAAGCGCTTCATGGTTCCCAGGGACAGCATTGCGCCGTCGATGATGGATGCGTGGTCAAGCTTGTCTGTTATGACGAAGTCGCCCTTCTGCACGAGAGCGGAGATGGTTCCAAGGTTGGTCTGGTATCCTGTCGAGAAGCAGATGCAGTCCTCTTTATGGTTGAACTCGGCGAGCTTCTCCTCAAGTTCCAGATGGATGGCAAGTGTTCCGTTAAGGAAACGGGAGCCTGTACAGCTCGTGCCGTACTTCTCGGTAGCCTCTATTGCGGCTTCCTTGACCCGGGGGTCGGCGGTAAGCCCGAGATAGTTGTTTGAACCGAGCATAATCATCTTTTTTCCTTTGATGATTACGTCGTGGTCGGGCTGCGACCCTATAGGAAGAAAATATGGATACCATCCCTCATCCTTCGCTTTCGCGTAGATGGGGTAAAAATCTTCACACTTCTGGAACAGATCCAATAATGCCTCCGTAAGCTTTAATTCGAAAAATTTTACTCCCTATGCCCTGTTTGTCAACGTTTGTGATGCTTATTCAATTGATGATGATAAATCTCTTGAAACTGCTTCTTGCAGGATATGTAATCCGGACAGCGTAGACTCCTGAGGGAACCTTGCGTCCGAAGTCATCCCTTGCCTGCCAGGAAAGTTCGAAGTCGGGCGCCGCAACGTCGCCTGAAGTTATCTTTTGACCCGCGGTATTGAATATCTCGTAGTGAACGCTGCTCTCGCTCCAGCCGTTGGGGAAACGGATGAGCACGCTCCCGAAAGCGACCGAAGGTTCGCAGAATATCTGGCTTCGAAGCGTATCCTCGGGTGTTGTGTCCGGTCTCTCCGGTTTGTACAAGCTTACCGCATAGTATTTCGAATAGGCCGACCACGATGCCGCAGGATTGTACCAGGCGCGGCACGCAGAACCTGAT from bacterium includes:
- a CDS encoding aminotransferase class I/II-fold pyridoxal phosphate-dependent enzyme, which encodes MIMLGSNNYLGLTADPRVKEAAIEATEKYGTSCTGSRFLNGTLAIHLELEEKLAEFNHKEDCICFSTGYQTNLGTISALVQKGDFVITDKLDHASIIDGAMLSLGTMKRFIHNDMESLSRVIESLPEDSGKLVVVDGIFSMEGDITPLPDLVRVCKKYDARLLVDEAHSVGVMGKNGAGVCEHFGLSSEVDLIMGTFSKSFASLGGYMAGDKRVITFIRHNARSLIFSASITPASTAAALKSLEIMISEPERRERLWKNARMMLSELPKMGFNIGTSETPVIPLHFGDDMKTIYFWQELHNAGVFVNPVIPPAVPPSKSLIRTSYMATHTEEELKEALKIFEKVGQRTGVL
- a CDS encoding N-acetyltransferase: MRTRKELREFVQLTWPLYKGNGHWVPPLISDLEAMLTPGKNPFWEHAERELFIAEKDGAIAGRIAATICRNHNKLYNEQTGFFGFFESVDDREVAHALIASASDWLREKGMTHIRGPMNPNINEEIGLLVDGFDQDPYVMMPYTLAYYPALLEGEGLKKIKDVYAYEAYTKDGMPEKVERIVGLLKKRYKVNVRPINMKKLDEEARLLKIVHDEAWKENWGAVPFTEAEFEHIVKQLKPIAVPDIVPIVELDGKPVAMAVAVPDANQILRFANGKMFPFGFLKVLFNQNKVNRIRILILGVLSKYRKYGFDALLYYSVFKGVEKHGFKGGEFSWILEDNVDIIRIIESWGSKRTKTYRIYQKPL